Within Raineyella sp. W15-4, the genomic segment CAGGGCTCACAGGACGGTGAAGCCGGCCGGCAGCGTGTCCCGACCGGTCATCGCCAGTACCAGCCGGATCCGCTGCTCGGCCGGCGCCATCGCTGCGCCGAGTTCGGCCGCCGGGATCGCGGCCTCGACCAGGGCCGGTGGGACCATCTGATCGGTGGCGCGGGCGAGGTCGATGCCGTGGACGGTGAGTTCGAAGGCACGGGTCGGCAGGTAGCCCTTCAGCCACATGGTGCCGAACGGGCTCTCGACCAGGCAGTCGTCGGGGGTGTCGTCGACCAGGGGGATGATGCGAGCCGCGATCGCGCGGACCGCGGCCACCGGGTCGGCACCGAGGGCGACGCCTTCCTGCCGTCCCCGCTCCGCCACCCCCTGCGGATCCGCCGACGTGGCCCGGACGGCGATGAAGTAGTCGGCGGCCGCGGGCAACTCCGGCGGGGTCGTCAGCTCGGATCGGAGGTAGGACTCGATGGTCACGAAGGCCCGCGCCGAATGCCCCAGGAGGGAGCGTACGTCCCACTCCCCCAGTCCGGGGTCACCGAGGACGGATCGATCGATCCCCTCGACGACCTGCAGGAATCCCGCCGCGGCGGTAGTGAACCAAGTCCGAGCATCCATGGCCCCCAGTCAAGCACCGCGTGGGCCGGGCCCGACGCGTCGACATGCGAGCGGGG encodes:
- a CDS encoding maleylpyruvate isomerase N-terminal domain-containing protein encodes the protein MDARTWFTTAAAGFLQVVEGIDRSVLGDPGLGEWDVRSLLGHSARAFVTIESYLRSELTTPPELPAAADYFIAVRATSADPQGVAERGRQEGVALGADPVAAVRAIAARIIPLVDDTPDDCLVESPFGTMWLKGYLPTRAFELTVHGIDLARATDQMVPPALVEAAIPAAELGAAMAPAEQRIRLVLAMTGRDTLPAGFTVL